Proteins encoded together in one Chitinophaga lutea window:
- a CDS encoding methylated-DNA--[protein]-cysteine S-methyltransferase has translation MPSPVGRLLIEGTEHHINAVLFTDEGEESPEVPPLLHLAVKQLQEYFDKTRRTFDFPMQQEGTPFQQAVWHQLTTIPFGETITYLALAKRVGNVKSIRAVGTTNGRNNLAIVVPCHRVIGSGGVLTGYAGGLWRKQWLLDHEGGGTLF, from the coding sequence ATGCCTTCGCCCGTTGGCCGGTTGCTCATCGAAGGCACCGAACATCACATCAACGCCGTGCTGTTCACGGACGAAGGGGAGGAGAGCCCCGAAGTGCCGCCGTTGCTGCATCTGGCGGTGAAACAGTTACAGGAATATTTCGATAAGACCCGCCGTACGTTCGACTTCCCCATGCAGCAGGAAGGCACCCCTTTTCAGCAGGCCGTATGGCATCAGCTCACCACCATTCCTTTTGGTGAAACTATTACCTATCTCGCCCTCGCCAAACGGGTGGGCAACGTCAAAAGTATCCGCGCCGTGGGCACCACCAACGGCCGTAATAACCTCGCGATTGTGGTGCCCTGCCACCGCGTGATCGGCAGTGGTGGCGTACTTACGGGATACGCGGGCGGGCTCTGGCGTAAACAGTGGCTGCTCGACCATGAAGGG
- a CDS encoding DNA-3-methyladenine glycosylase family protein, with protein MIQLPVNEYHHFNFAESLQFLNRSPRECLHQVRDGAVYKLLAPEGAPVLLRIREDAARQSLSAEVLEGEVSPNGEAYISRFMDRWLHLSGSLQPFYDFAAPDPLLGPLVKEFSGLRLVGIPDLFECITWTITGQQINLAFAYTMKQRLVQAFGHTVEWEGGTYYLYPHPAVIAVLRPEDLMPMQFSRTKAEGIIRVAQLMADGRLHEDMLMRMTYEEARDALVSIKGIGPWSANYVLMKFAQHPQALPLEDAGLHNAIRYRMGLPAKPGIPEVKKYTDHWKNHAAYATFYCWRSLYAK; from the coding sequence ATGATCCAACTGCCTGTCAACGAATATCATCACTTCAACTTTGCCGAAAGCCTGCAGTTCCTGAACCGCTCGCCCCGCGAATGCCTGCACCAGGTGCGCGACGGCGCCGTGTATAAACTGCTGGCGCCGGAAGGCGCGCCCGTGCTGCTGCGCATCCGGGAAGACGCGGCCCGGCAGTCGCTCTCCGCGGAAGTGCTGGAAGGAGAGGTGAGCCCTAACGGCGAAGCCTATATCAGCCGTTTCATGGACCGCTGGCTGCATCTCAGCGGCAGCCTGCAACCGTTCTACGACTTTGCCGCGCCGGACCCGTTGCTGGGCCCGCTGGTAAAGGAATTCAGCGGCCTGCGCCTCGTGGGTATCCCTGATCTGTTCGAATGCATCACCTGGACCATCACCGGCCAGCAGATCAACCTCGCTTTTGCGTATACCATGAAGCAGCGGCTCGTGCAGGCCTTCGGGCATACGGTGGAATGGGAGGGCGGTACGTACTACCTCTATCCCCATCCCGCCGTGATCGCCGTGCTGCGTCCCGAAGACCTGATGCCCATGCAGTTTTCGCGCACCAAGGCCGAAGGCATCATCCGCGTGGCGCAGCTGATGGCGGACGGCAGGCTGCATGAAGACATGCTGATGCGGATGACCTACGAAGAAGCCCGCGACGCCCTCGTATCCATCAAAGGCATCGGCCCCTGGAGCGCCAATTATGTGCTGATGAAATTCGCGCAGCACCCGCAGGCGCTGCCCCTCGAAGATGCGGGCCTGCACAACGCCATCCGCTACCGGATGGGATTGCCCGCCAAACCCGGCATCCCCGAGGTGAAAAAATATACCGATCACTGGAAAAACCATGCTGCCTATGCAACCTTCTACTGCTGGCGATCCCTCTACGCAAAATAG
- a CDS encoding DinB family protein codes for MQRLPFSVDTRFRTQHLSLAEITGAVPQEVLQQEIRPGKWTAFENAAHLAVFHPVYMARFRRILEEDEPEFERYSWENDALFAQYKNIRIAALLDIYRKDREEMINFVDGLDAQALRRKGSHPVYGKFDMAQWIELFILHEAHHLFTIFQLVHTKTT; via the coding sequence ATGCAAAGATTACCCTTTTCGGTAGATACCCGTTTCCGCACCCAGCATCTTTCGCTGGCGGAAATTACCGGCGCCGTGCCGCAGGAAGTGCTGCAGCAGGAGATCAGGCCCGGCAAATGGACGGCTTTCGAGAACGCCGCCCACCTCGCCGTTTTTCATCCCGTTTACATGGCGCGTTTCCGGCGCATCCTCGAAGAGGACGAACCGGAATTCGAGCGCTACAGCTGGGAAAACGACGCGCTCTTCGCACAATACAAAAACATCCGGATAGCGGCGCTGCTGGATATTTACCGGAAAGACCGGGAGGAGATGATCAACTTTGTGGACGGGCTGGATGCGCAGGCCCTGCGCCGCAAAGGCAGCCATCCCGTGTATGGAAAATTCGATATGGCGCAGTGGATAGAATTGTTCATTCTCCACGAAGCGCATCACCTGTTCACCATCTTCCAGCTGGTGCATACCAAAACAACATGA
- a CDS encoding aminotransferase-like domain-containing protein, giving the protein MDHLYLQVADRLQTMIEKEVIRIGDKLPSVRSLSKEQGISMSTVFQAYYHLESKGYIEPRPKSGYYVRFSPRRLPEMPKICRPVKKATEVNVSDMITEVFYHLSPDDVLRFSVAAPHESQLPAAKLSKSLIQAMRSLPANGTSYENLQGNLNLRRQIARLSLQWGGTITEDDIVTTTGCMDALTLCLSATTQPGDVIALESPAYCGTFQLAESLGLKVLEVPTNPVCGVDLEYLDKAIPKFKIKACVFVTNFNNPIGSCMPDKNKRELVRIMNKYDIPLIEDDIYGDTYFGKTRPSSCKQYDRTGNVLYCNSFSKSLAPGYRVGWTMPGKYKDKVLRLKLNHSVSSATLPQAAIGHFLENGRYEHHLRGLRKMLHMNCLRYQQAIADYFPEDTCVTRPQGGYVLWLELNEHVNTIELYEMALRRKISFAPGRIFSLQDRYNNCLRISYAMPWNKQVDDGLKTIGKLIRQMSS; this is encoded by the coding sequence ATGGACCATTTATATCTGCAGGTGGCAGACCGTCTGCAAACGATGATAGAAAAAGAGGTGATCCGCATCGGTGACAAACTTCCTTCCGTGCGTTCCCTCAGCAAAGAACAGGGCATCAGCATGAGCACCGTGTTCCAGGCGTATTATCACCTTGAAAGCAAGGGATATATCGAACCGCGGCCCAAATCGGGCTACTACGTACGGTTTTCGCCGCGCCGCCTGCCGGAAATGCCCAAGATCTGCCGCCCGGTGAAAAAAGCGACGGAAGTGAACGTGAGCGATATGATCACGGAAGTGTTCTATCATCTGTCGCCGGACGATGTGCTGCGTTTCTCCGTGGCCGCGCCGCACGAAAGCCAGCTGCCGGCCGCCAAACTGAGCAAATCCCTCATCCAGGCGATGCGCAGCCTGCCCGCCAACGGCACCAGCTACGAGAACCTGCAGGGGAACCTCAATTTAAGGCGGCAAATCGCCCGTTTGAGCCTGCAATGGGGCGGTACCATTACCGAGGATGACATTGTGACCACAACGGGCTGTATGGACGCGCTGACGCTCTGCCTCTCGGCCACCACCCAGCCGGGCGACGTGATCGCCCTGGAAAGCCCGGCATACTGCGGCACCTTCCAGCTGGCGGAAAGCCTCGGGCTGAAAGTACTGGAAGTGCCCACCAACCCGGTGTGCGGGGTAGACCTCGAGTACCTCGACAAAGCCATTCCCAAGTTCAAGATCAAAGCCTGCGTTTTCGTCACCAACTTCAACAACCCCATCGGCTCCTGCATGCCGGATAAAAACAAGCGGGAACTGGTGCGCATCATGAACAAATACGACATCCCCCTGATCGAAGACGATATCTACGGTGACACATATTTCGGTAAAACCCGGCCCAGCAGCTGCAAACAATACGACCGTACCGGCAACGTACTGTACTGCAACTCCTTCTCCAAATCCCTGGCGCCCGGCTACCGTGTGGGCTGGACGATGCCCGGCAAGTACAAAGACAAAGTGCTGCGCCTCAAACTGAACCACTCCGTATCGAGCGCCACGCTTCCCCAGGCCGCCATCGGCCACTTCCTCGAAAACGGCCGTTACGAGCACCACCTGCGCGGCCTCCGCAAAATGCTGCATATGAACTGCCTCCGCTACCAGCAGGCCATCGCGGATTATTTCCCGGAAGACACCTGCGTTACCCGGCCCCAGGGCGGTTACGTGCTCTGGCTCGAGCTCAACGAACACGTCAACACCATCGAACTGTATGAAATGGCGCTCCGCCGCAAGATCAGCTTTGCGCCGGGCCGTATCTTTTCGCTGCAGGACCGCTACAACAACTGCCTGCGCATCAGCTACGCCATGCCCTGGAACAAACAGGTCGACGACGGGCTGAAGACGATCGGGAAGCTGATCCGGCAGATGTCGTCGTGA
- a CDS encoding ABC transporter permease encodes MRTIFFILQKEFLQVFRNRSMLPIIFVVPVVQLLVLAFAANYEIKNLSIDVVDYDGSTWSRQLRDKLLSSGYFSLHRQAYNYKEAFDDLEANRADLILTIPRHFERDLVRENEVKVQLLVNAINGSKAGLAYGYAANIIGRFNRQVRLDWLALDEDDGPQHFDISYRYWYNPTLNYKFFMVPGILVVLVTLIGAFLSGMNIVKEKEMGTIEQLNVTPIRKHHFIIGKLLPFWIIALFELAFGLLVGKLVFGLPFEGNIAWVFLFAAVYLLVMLGLGLLISTFTDTQQQSMFITWFFLIIFILMSGLFTPVESMPLWAQKLTLVNPVAYFVKVIRMVMQKGSGWEDISIYLGIMLLFAAIVNSVAVWNYRKTV; translated from the coding sequence ATGCGTACCATCTTTTTCATATTGCAAAAGGAGTTTTTGCAGGTATTCCGCAACCGCTCCATGCTGCCCATCATCTTCGTGGTGCCCGTGGTGCAGCTGCTGGTGCTGGCCTTTGCCGCCAATTACGAGATCAAAAACCTCTCGATCGACGTGGTGGATTACGACGGCTCCACCTGGAGCCGCCAGCTGCGGGACAAACTGTTATCGTCCGGCTACTTCTCCCTGCACCGCCAGGCCTACAATTACAAAGAGGCGTTCGACGACCTGGAGGCCAACCGCGCGGACCTCATTCTCACCATCCCGCGCCATTTCGAGCGCGACCTGGTGCGGGAAAACGAAGTGAAAGTGCAGCTGCTGGTCAACGCCATCAACGGCAGCAAAGCCGGGCTGGCCTACGGTTACGCCGCTAACATCATCGGCCGCTTCAACCGCCAGGTGCGCCTCGACTGGCTCGCCCTCGACGAAGACGACGGCCCGCAGCATTTCGATATTTCCTACCGTTACTGGTACAACCCCACACTGAACTATAAATTCTTCATGGTGCCCGGCATCCTGGTGGTGCTGGTCACCCTCATCGGCGCGTTCCTTTCCGGCATGAACATCGTGAAGGAAAAGGAGATGGGCACCATCGAGCAGCTCAACGTAACCCCCATCCGCAAGCATCATTTCATCATCGGCAAGCTGCTCCCGTTCTGGATCATCGCCCTGTTCGAACTGGCGTTCGGGTTACTGGTCGGCAAGCTCGTATTCGGGCTGCCGTTCGAGGGGAACATCGCCTGGGTGTTTTTATTTGCCGCCGTGTACCTGCTGGTAATGCTGGGCCTCGGCCTGCTGATCTCCACGTTCACGGACACGCAGCAGCAGAGCATGTTCATCACCTGGTTTTTCCTCATCATTTTTATCCTCATGAGCGGCCTGTTCACGCCCGTGGAAAGCATGCCCCTGTGGGCGCAGAAACTCACGCTGGTAAACCCCGTGGCCTATTTTGTAAAAGTGATCAGAATGGTGATGCAGAAGGGGAGCGGCTGGGAAGATATCAGCATATATTTAGGCATCATGCTGCTGTTCGCCGCCATCGTCAACAGCGTGGCCGTATGGAACTACCGTAAAACGGTCTAG
- a CDS encoding ABC transporter permease has product MREFFVFVRKECYHIFRDRRTLLILFGMPVVLIVLFGFAITNEIRNVKIAVLDESRDTYSRRLVDRITASGYFAVSTYLSSEAAIEREFRRGEVKMVVVIPARFGHDFNHGRKAPVQLLTDASDPNTGTTLINYANAIILAYQEEITGKVKLPLTIAPEVRMIYNPSLKSVFLFVPGVMTLILMLVSAMMTSITITREKELGTMEILLVSPLRPLTIIAGKVIPYIALSFIIALSILAMGFWIFGMPVKGSLVLLLLECLLFCLAALSLGILISSVTSSQQTAMMISMMGLLLPTILLSGFVFPLESMPKPLQLFANIVPAKWFIIILKDIMLKGAGLRQVLVPTAILGGMTLFFLLISVRKFKTRLS; this is encoded by the coding sequence ATGCGTGAATTTTTTGTATTCGTCCGAAAGGAGTGTTACCATATTTTCCGCGACCGGCGCACCCTGCTGATCCTCTTCGGCATGCCCGTGGTGCTGATCGTGCTGTTCGGCTTCGCCATCACCAACGAGATCAGGAACGTCAAAATCGCCGTGCTCGACGAAAGCCGTGATACGTACAGCCGCCGGCTGGTAGACCGCATCACCGCTTCCGGGTATTTCGCCGTGAGCACTTACCTTTCTTCCGAAGCCGCCATAGAACGGGAATTCCGCCGGGGAGAGGTGAAAATGGTGGTGGTGATACCCGCCCGTTTCGGCCACGACTTCAATCACGGCCGCAAGGCGCCCGTGCAGCTGCTCACCGATGCGTCGGACCCCAACACCGGCACCACGCTGATCAATTACGCCAACGCCATCATCCTCGCATACCAGGAAGAGATCACCGGGAAAGTAAAACTGCCGCTGACGATAGCGCCGGAAGTGCGGATGATCTACAACCCGTCCCTGAAAAGCGTGTTCCTTTTCGTGCCCGGTGTGATGACGCTTATCCTGATGCTGGTGTCGGCCATGATGACTTCCATCACCATCACCCGCGAAAAGGAGCTGGGCACGATGGAAATCCTGCTCGTATCGCCGCTGCGGCCGCTGACGATCATCGCCGGGAAAGTGATACCGTACATCGCCCTGTCGTTTATCATCGCCCTCAGCATCCTGGCCATGGGCTTCTGGATATTCGGCATGCCGGTGAAAGGGAGCCTGGTCTTACTGCTGCTCGAGTGCCTGCTGTTCTGCCTCGCCGCATTGTCGTTAGGAATCCTTATTTCCAGCGTCACCAGTTCCCAGCAAACCGCCATGATGATCTCGATGATGGGGCTGCTGCTGCCCACGATACTCTTGTCCGGCTTCGTGTTCCCGCTGGAAAGCATGCCGAAGCCTTTGCAGCTCTTCGCCAACATCGTACCGGCGAAGTGGTTCATCATCATCCTGAAAGACATCATGCTCAAAGGCGCCGGCCTCCGCCAGGTGCTGGTGCCCACCGCCATTCTCGGCGGCATGACGCTCTTTTTCCTGCTCATAAGTGTCCGGAAATTTAAAACCCGCTTAAGCTGA
- a CDS encoding ABC transporter ATP-binding protein: MSNKAIVTRNLTKKFGDFIATNAITFEVDQGEIFGFLGANGAGKTTAMRMLCGLLKPSSGEATVAGFDIFTQAEKVKQRIGYMSQKFSLYEDLTVKENIRFYGGIYGLTNTAIKNKTAELLHKLQLEKEAAHLVSSLPLGWKQKLSFSIAVLHDPSIVFLDEPTGGVDPITRRQFWDLIYEAADRGVTIFVTTHYMDEAEYCNRISIMVDGRIQALDTPGRLKEQYRAESMNDVFLQLARAKPAAANP; the protein is encoded by the coding sequence ATGAGCAACAAGGCCATCGTTACCCGCAACCTCACCAAAAAGTTCGGTGATTTTATCGCCACCAACGCCATCACCTTCGAGGTGGACCAGGGCGAGATATTCGGTTTCCTGGGCGCGAACGGCGCGGGGAAAACCACCGCCATGCGCATGCTCTGCGGGTTGCTGAAGCCCAGCTCCGGCGAGGCTACGGTGGCTGGTTTCGACATCTTCACCCAGGCGGAAAAAGTGAAGCAGCGCATCGGTTACATGAGCCAGAAGTTTTCGCTGTATGAAGACCTCACCGTGAAAGAGAACATCCGTTTTTACGGCGGCATCTACGGCCTCACCAACACCGCCATCAAAAACAAAACCGCCGAACTGCTGCACAAACTGCAACTCGAAAAAGAAGCCGCGCACCTGGTCAGCTCGCTGCCGCTGGGCTGGAAACAGAAACTCTCTTTTTCCATCGCCGTGCTGCACGACCCGTCCATCGTATTCCTCGACGAGCCTACCGGCGGGGTGGATCCCATCACCCGCCGCCAGTTCTGGGACCTGATCTACGAAGCGGCCGACCGCGGCGTGACCATCTTCGTGACCACCCACTACATGGACGAAGCGGAATACTGCAACCGCATTTCCATTATGGTGGACGGCAGGATACAGGCGCTCGACACGCCCGGCCGCCTGAAGGAACAATACAGGGCGGAGAGCATGAACGACGTGTTTTTACAACTGGCGCGGGCCAAACCCGCCGCCGCAAATCCCTGA
- a CDS encoding ABC transporter ATP-binding protein, with protein sequence MQPIVVENVHKSFGDVKALHNISLAVEEGELFGLIGPDGAGKSTLFRILTTLLLADKGSATVNGLHVVKDYRRIRQQVGYMPGRFSLYQDLTIEENLNFFATIFKTTVEENYDLIKEIYEQIAPFAKRPAGKLSGGMKQKLALCCALVHKPKVLFLDEPTTGVDPVSRKEFWEMLQRLKQKGIPIMVSTPYMDEAMLCDRVALIQKGEIMQINTPERIVQGFGKKIWAMRAQHMYRLIRDLRAFEGTDSCFAFGEYLHVTLRVPLETAEAYLAQKQHENLVIKPASAGIEDAFMQLMQEQNETL encoded by the coding sequence ATGCAACCCATCGTTGTAGAAAACGTGCACAAAAGCTTCGGCGACGTGAAAGCCCTGCACAATATCTCACTCGCCGTGGAAGAAGGGGAGCTGTTCGGGCTGATTGGTCCCGACGGCGCCGGGAAATCCACCCTCTTCCGCATTCTCACCACGCTGCTGCTGGCGGACAAAGGCAGCGCCACCGTCAACGGCCTGCACGTGGTGAAAGATTACCGGCGCATCCGGCAGCAGGTGGGCTACATGCCCGGCCGGTTCTCGCTTTACCAGGACCTGACCATCGAGGAAAATCTCAACTTCTTCGCCACCATCTTCAAAACCACGGTGGAAGAGAACTATGACCTCATCAAAGAAATCTACGAACAGATCGCGCCCTTCGCCAAACGCCCCGCCGGCAAATTATCCGGCGGCATGAAGCAGAAACTCGCCCTTTGCTGCGCGCTGGTGCACAAGCCCAAAGTCCTGTTTCTCGACGAGCCCACCACCGGCGTGGATCCCGTATCGCGGAAGGAGTTCTGGGAAATGCTCCAGCGCCTGAAACAGAAAGGCATTCCCATCATGGTATCCACGCCGTACATGGACGAGGCGATGCTGTGCGACCGCGTGGCGCTCATCCAGAAAGGGGAGATCATGCAGATCAACACGCCGGAGCGCATCGTGCAGGGCTTCGGGAAAAAGATCTGGGCCATGCGCGCGCAGCACATGTACCGCCTCATCCGCGACCTGCGGGCTTTCGAGGGGACCGACAGCTGTTTCGCTTTCGGGGAGTACCTGCACGTCACCCTGCGCGTACCCCTGGAAACGGCGGAAGCGTACCTGGCGCAAAAGCAGCACGAAAACCTGGTGATCAAACCTGCCAGCGCGGGCATCGAAGACGCCTTCATGCAGCTGATGCAGGAACAAAACGAAACGTTATGA
- a CDS encoding HlyD family secretion protein, translated as MKTTFTAILSVALLAACNNSENGADGYGNFESTEIIVSAEATGRLLTFEVEEGMQLAANALVGGIDSVQLNLRKAQLGANIKAVLSKKPEINPQLEVIRQQIATQQKEKLRIQNLLKANAATPKQLDDINAAIAVLEKQYASTASTLNTQVSGITSETQPLQLQVQQVNEQLAQSRVINPVAGTVLTKYVEKGEVVNYGKPLYKIADLSTMYLRAYVSGAQLPQLKMGQQVTVQTDMPGGTMKNWPGTVSWIASEAEFTPKTIQTREERVQLVYAVKIRVQNDGSLKIGMPAEFRIAK; from the coding sequence ATGAAAACAACGTTCACGGCTATATTATCGGTGGCGCTGCTCGCCGCCTGCAACAACAGCGAAAACGGCGCGGATGGGTACGGGAATTTCGAGTCGACCGAAATCATCGTATCGGCCGAAGCCACCGGCCGCCTCCTCACTTTCGAGGTGGAAGAAGGCATGCAGCTGGCTGCCAACGCCCTGGTGGGCGGCATCGACTCGGTGCAGCTGAACCTCCGGAAAGCCCAGCTGGGCGCCAATATCAAGGCGGTGCTCAGTAAAAAGCCCGAGATCAATCCCCAGCTCGAAGTGATCCGCCAGCAGATCGCCACGCAGCAGAAAGAAAAACTGCGCATCCAGAACCTGCTGAAAGCGAACGCCGCCACGCCCAAGCAACTCGACGATATCAACGCCGCCATCGCCGTGCTGGAGAAACAGTACGCATCCACGGCCTCCACGCTCAACACGCAGGTGAGCGGCATCACCAGCGAAACGCAGCCCCTTCAGCTGCAGGTGCAGCAGGTGAACGAACAGCTCGCGCAAAGTCGCGTGATCAATCCCGTGGCGGGCACCGTGCTCACCAAGTACGTGGAAAAAGGGGAGGTGGTGAACTACGGCAAACCGCTCTACAAGATCGCGGACCTCAGCACCATGTATCTCCGCGCATACGTGAGCGGCGCACAGCTGCCGCAGCTCAAAATGGGCCAGCAGGTAACGGTGCAGACGGATATGCCCGGCGGCACGATGAAAAACTGGCCGGGCACGGTGAGCTGGATAGCGTCGGAGGCGGAGTTTACGCCCAAAACCATCCAGACCCGCGAAGAAAGGGTGCAACTGGTGTACGCCGTGAAAATACGGGTACAGAACGACGGCAGCCTCAAAATAGGCATGCCCGCCGAATTCAGGATCGCTAAATAA
- a CDS encoding TolC family protein translates to MKCFSLLLSGLLAAFGAAAQEQHLSLDSAWQYARQYYPLLKQQQVVDEVTALQLRNIRTNYLPQVELGGKATYQSDVTSIPIKLPNVNIPTPAKDQYNVELLVKQTIWDGGATAGQRGVQLAQQKAEQQKVEVELYKLRQQVMQVYFNALLWEENIAARKQLLAEVKQRMERLQAGVDNGTVLASQVDLLKAELLKTEQQVYEAETGKRAALEVLALLTGKTVNENTRLQLPAAQPAQSTALHRPELQLYRYQADVLQQQGRLTDTRSLPKISAFAQGGYGRPGLNMLENKFDFYYMGGLRLSWTLWNWRYNRTEKAILRQQEQTVAAQSETFELQTRSQLVQQSAEISHLAASLEKDKEIVTLRKNIRTVSAAQLDNGVMTVHDYLSDLHAETQAVIAEKTHRIQWVYATLNYQVIKGY, encoded by the coding sequence ATGAAATGCTTTTCCCTGTTGCTTTCCGGACTCCTTGCCGCCTTCGGGGCGGCGGCCCAGGAGCAGCATCTATCGCTCGATTCGGCCTGGCAGTATGCGCGGCAGTATTATCCGCTGCTGAAACAGCAGCAGGTGGTGGACGAAGTGACGGCCCTGCAATTGCGGAACATCCGGACCAATTACCTGCCGCAGGTGGAACTGGGCGGCAAGGCCACTTACCAGTCAGACGTAACGAGCATCCCCATCAAGCTTCCCAACGTGAACATTCCCACCCCGGCCAAAGACCAGTACAACGTGGAGTTGCTGGTGAAACAGACCATCTGGGACGGTGGCGCCACCGCGGGGCAGCGGGGCGTGCAGCTGGCGCAGCAGAAGGCCGAGCAGCAAAAGGTGGAGGTGGAACTGTATAAACTCCGCCAGCAGGTGATGCAGGTGTACTTCAACGCCCTGCTCTGGGAAGAGAACATCGCCGCGCGCAAACAGCTGCTCGCGGAAGTGAAACAGCGCATGGAGCGCCTGCAGGCGGGCGTCGACAACGGCACCGTGCTGGCCAGCCAGGTAGACCTCCTGAAAGCGGAGCTCCTGAAAACGGAACAGCAGGTGTACGAGGCGGAAACGGGGAAACGCGCCGCCCTCGAAGTGCTCGCATTGCTGACGGGGAAAACCGTCAACGAAAACACCAGGCTGCAACTACCCGCGGCACAACCGGCGCAAAGCACCGCGCTGCACCGTCCCGAATTGCAGCTCTACCGTTACCAGGCCGATGTGCTGCAGCAGCAGGGCCGTTTGACGGACACCCGCAGCCTGCCGAAGATCAGCGCCTTTGCACAGGGCGGCTACGGCCGGCCGGGCCTCAATATGCTCGAAAATAAATTCGACTTCTATTACATGGGCGGCCTGCGCCTGAGCTGGACGCTCTGGAACTGGCGCTACAACCGCACGGAAAAAGCCATCCTGCGGCAGCAGGAACAAACGGTGGCCGCGCAGTCGGAAACCTTCGAACTGCAAACCCGCTCGCAGCTGGTGCAGCAAAGTGCGGAGATCAGCCACCTCGCCGCCTCGCTGGAAAAAGACAAAGAGATCGTGACGCTGCGGAAAAATATCCGCACCGTGTCGGCCGCGCAGCTCGACAACGGGGTGATGACGGTGCACGATTACCTCAGCGACCTCCACGCGGAAACGCAGGCGGTGATCGCCGAAAAAACACACCGCATCCAATGGGTGTATGCCACTTTAAATTATCAGGTTATAAAAGGATATTAA
- a CDS encoding TetR/AcrR family transcriptional regulator has translation MTQTLNTTEQQIIAAARKIFMHRGLAGARMQDIADEAGINKAMLHYYYRSKEKLFEIVFGEAIDQLLIKVNNVLAEKMPVEQKLATVVDYYITNLSENPYLPMFVLNEIQQNPDRMVQRFMHAPLFPNIQVFIGEIGTAMENGTFRKVNPAQLMVSIISMCIFPFVARPLLQAAFTVNDMQFGMMMQERKKFVTDFVMHALRP, from the coding sequence ATGACGCAGACCTTAAATACCACCGAACAGCAGATCATAGCAGCAGCCAGGAAGATATTCATGCACAGGGGCCTTGCCGGCGCCCGGATGCAGGATATCGCGGACGAGGCGGGTATCAATAAAGCCATGCTGCATTATTACTACCGCAGCAAGGAAAAACTCTTCGAGATCGTGTTCGGCGAGGCCATCGACCAGCTCCTGATCAAGGTCAACAATGTGCTGGCGGAAAAGATGCCGGTAGAGCAGAAGCTCGCCACCGTGGTGGATTATTACATCACCAACCTTAGCGAAAACCCTTACCTGCCGATGTTCGTGCTGAATGAGATCCAGCAGAACCCGGACAGGATGGTGCAGCGTTTCATGCATGCGCCCCTGTTCCCGAACATCCAGGTGTTCATCGGGGAAATAGGTACGGCCATGGAAAACGGGACGTTCAGGAAAGTGAATCCCGCGCAATTGATGGTCAGCATTATTTCGATGTGCATATTCCCGTTTGTTGCAAGGCCCTTGCTGCAGGCGGCTTTCACGGTCAACGACATGCAGTTTGGCATGATGATGCAGGAACGGAAGAAGTTCGTGACGGACTTTGTGATGCATGCCCTCCGGCCGTAG
- a CDS encoding acyl-CoA thioesterase: MTKEPVSQYIIRFNDCDPFSHLNNASYINYFMNAREDHLVDAYGIQLKDYAVKGLGWVVTEHQIAYLKPALVAEKVQIFSRVLDFSSSYIRVEMWMTDDEKKKVKSVLWSTFTHIDLKTGRRAEHDPQMMELLEQIATARDSGETFDQRIAAMRQQPV; the protein is encoded by the coding sequence ATGACCAAAGAACCGGTAAGCCAGTACATTATCCGTTTTAATGATTGCGATCCGTTCAGTCACCTGAACAATGCCTCGTACATCAACTATTTTATGAATGCCCGCGAAGACCACCTGGTGGACGCGTACGGTATTCAACTGAAAGATTACGCGGTAAAAGGCCTGGGTTGGGTAGTCACCGAACACCAGATCGCCTATCTCAAACCCGCGCTTGTGGCCGAAAAGGTGCAGATCTTTTCCCGCGTGCTCGACTTCAGCAGCAGCTACATCCGGGTAGAAATGTGGATGACCGACGACGAAAAGAAAAAAGTAAAGTCGGTATTATGGTCCACCTTCACCCACATCGATCTGAAAACGGGCCGCCGCGCCGAGCACGACCCGCAGATGATGGAATTGCTGGAGCAGATCGCCACCGCCCGCGATTCCGGTGAAACGTTCGATCAGCGGATTGCCGCCATGCGGCAGCAACCGGTCTGA